From the Cryptomeria japonica chromosome 2, Sugi_1.0, whole genome shotgun sequence genome, one window contains:
- the LOC131065946 gene encoding uncharacterized protein LOC131065946, whose translation MDMAVELENPIPRGDFLPKWGIRKRMSCVKPHVKQAEAVTDKKSAIHMDRRVFRANKEEYAAELTISSQEHHYQVKLAVDKKVSVPCNNSSHSSAPRPERSTRLQHPINNIMSTRSSNHTDQTNIMQHSKPLNLEPLIWPKICLTLPLGQIEEDFLAIKGSKLPVKPKKRLKSIQRTIHSVSPGGWLNDISQERYEVREKKCTKKRPRGLKSMRKAESDSE comes from the exons ATGGATATGGCGGTAGAACTGGAAAATCCAATTCCTCGTGGAGATTTTTTACCGAAATGGGGAATCCGCAAGCGAATGAGTTGCGTCAAGCCACATGTTAAGCAGGCCGAGGCCGTTACAGATAAGAAGTCCGCTATTCATATGGACAGGCGTGTTTTTAGAgccaataaagaagaatatgctgCCGAGTTAACAATATCCTCTCAAGAACATCACTACCAAGTGAAATTAGCCGTTGATAAAAAAGTGTCGGTGCCTTGCAACAACAGTTCTCATTCCTCCGCACCTCGTCCAGAAAGGAGTACCAGATTGCAGCATCCGATAAATAATATTATGAGCACCAGGAGCAGCAATCATACTGACCAAACCAACATAATGCAACATAGCAAGCCCTTGAATTTGGAGCCTCTGATTTGGCCAAAAATTTGTCTGACCCTGCCTCTTGGCCAGATAGAGGAGGATTTTTTAGCAATAAAGGGCTCGAAATTGCCAGTGAAGCCCAAAAAGCGCCTCAAGTCTATTCAGAGGACAATCCAT AGTGTTAGCCCTGGTGGTTGGCTCAACGATATTTCTCAAGAGCGGTATGAAGTGAGGGAAAAGAAATGTACAAAGAAG AGACCAAGGGGTTTGAAATCAATGCGAAAAGCAGAAAGTGATTCAGAATAA